In Coriobacteriia bacterium, one genomic interval encodes:
- a CDS encoding NADH-quinone oxidoreductase subunit B family protein, translating into MGLDEETGALIAPLQSLLDWARGHSMWPLTFGTACCAIEMMTVGSARYDTDRFGIFFRNSPRQADCMIVAGTINLKMAPRLRLLYEQMSAPKYVIAMGSCAVGGGPFAAGYNVVNGVDTIVPVDIYLTGCPPRPEALIHALLTLMERNAAGEISAAQRHAAELRRATQEAAS; encoded by the coding sequence GTGGGCCTAGATGAAGAGACCGGCGCGCTCATCGCGCCCCTGCAGAGTCTGCTCGATTGGGCACGCGGCCACTCCATGTGGCCGCTGACGTTCGGCACCGCCTGTTGCGCGATCGAGATGATGACCGTCGGATCCGCGCGCTACGACACCGATCGGTTCGGCATCTTCTTTCGCAACTCGCCGCGACAAGCTGACTGCATGATCGTCGCAGGGACCATCAACCTGAAGATGGCGCCGCGCCTCCGATTGCTCTACGAGCAGATGTCCGCCCCGAAGTATGTGATCGCGATGGGCTCGTGCGCCGTCGGCGGCGGACCGTTCGCTGCTGGCTACAACGTCGTCAACGGCGTAGACACGATCGTACCCGTCGACATCTACCTCACGGGCTGCCCCCCTCGTCCCGAGGCTCTGATCCATGCGCTGCTCACGCTCATGGAGCGCAACGCCGCCGGCGAGATATCCGCGGCCCAGCGCCACGCGGCAGAGCTGCGCCGGGCCACGCAGGAGGCAGCTTCGTGA
- a CDS encoding NADH-quinone oxidoreductase subunit A translates to MNTAVLVFTGFLLVALILGYVLVTIPRWLAPKEPSAQKSRTYECGEIPVGEPRVRFHTGYYIFALAFVVFDVEAVLLFPWAVIMHKLGAVGLVQMGVFIAILMLGLVYAWRKGVLEWA, encoded by the coding sequence ATGAATACAGCGGTTCTCGTGTTCACCGGCTTTTTGCTGGTGGCACTCATCCTCGGATACGTGCTCGTGACCATACCGCGGTGGCTCGCGCCCAAAGAGCCGAGCGCGCAGAAGTCACGGACGTACGAATGCGGCGAGATCCCGGTCGGCGAACCGCGGGTGCGGTTCCACACGGGCTACTACATCTTCGCGCTCGCGTTCGTGGTCTTCGATGTCGAGGCGGTCCTGCTGTTTCCCTGGGCCGTGATCATGCACAAGCTCGGCGCGGTCGGACTCGTCCAGATGGGCGTGTTCATCGCAATCCTGATGCTCGGCCTGGTCTACGCGTGGCGCAAGGGGGTGCTCGAGTGGGCCTAG
- a CDS encoding DegV family protein, whose product MPEKRAFAVVTDSTADIAADIARAQGIIIVPLAVTFGTETFVDGELSQNEFFSRMTASAQLPTTSQPSPGAFAEAFEQALETAESVISVNISDKLSGTIESARQAAADFSGRVHVFDSLNLSWGLGLQVMEAARCSKEGMSADAALARLAEVRDRVRLIVALDSLDNLARGGRIGRVSAFLGSMLNLKVTLTVDSDGAFQPVARTRGEKAALEHTLEWVAEKMGTATRGSFAVGYAMHRERAEKLADEIRARYEVDELVVYEAGIVICTHTGTGWGVAVLPAG is encoded by the coding sequence ATGCCAGAGAAGCGCGCTTTCGCAGTTGTGACCGATTCAACCGCAGACATTGCAGCGGACATCGCTCGAGCCCAGGGCATCATCATCGTGCCGCTTGCCGTCACATTCGGCACCGAGACGTTCGTCGACGGCGAGCTGTCCCAGAACGAGTTCTTCTCGCGCATGACGGCGTCTGCGCAGCTCCCGACAACGTCGCAGCCCTCTCCGGGCGCCTTTGCGGAGGCGTTCGAGCAGGCGCTTGAGACGGCCGAGTCGGTCATCAGCGTGAACATCTCAGACAAACTCTCCGGGACGATCGAGTCCGCCCGGCAGGCCGCGGCCGACTTCTCCGGTCGGGTGCACGTCTTCGATTCGCTGAACCTGTCGTGGGGACTTGGGTTGCAGGTCATGGAGGCGGCTCGATGCTCCAAGGAGGGCATGTCGGCTGATGCCGCTCTGGCTCGGCTCGCGGAGGTCCGCGACCGAGTCCGGCTCATCGTTGCGCTGGATTCGCTCGACAACCTTGCGCGAGGAGGACGCATCGGGAGGGTCTCGGCGTTTCTGGGATCGATGCTCAATCTGAAGGTCACGCTCACCGTGGATTCTGACGGCGCCTTTCAACCGGTGGCTCGCACGCGGGGAGAGAAGGCCGCGCTGGAGCACACGTTGGAGTGGGTCGCAGAGAAGATGGGCACGGCGACGCGGGGTTCGTTCGCTGTGGGCTACGCGATGCATCGTGAGCGGGCCGAGAAGCTCGCGGATGAGATTCGCGCCCGCTATGAGGTCGACGAACTGGTCGTCTACGAGGCGGGAATCGTCATATGCACCCACACGGGAACCGGATGGGGTGTAGCGGTGCTGCCCGCCGGTTAG
- a CDS encoding thioredoxin family protein, protein MKPVVDGLQQSYDDQIDFVIYGELDKDAAASTFASAQGVQGVPTTVLVAPDGKEVKRWIGPKTDDELRAEVDNALFSLSQ, encoded by the coding sequence ATGAAGCCCGTGGTCGACGGGCTCCAGCAAAGCTACGACGATCAGATCGACTTCGTCATCTACGGAGAACTGGACAAGGACGCCGCAGCGAGCACGTTCGCCTCAGCCCAGGGGGTCCAGGGGGTGCCGACCACGGTTCTGGTCGCGCCCGACGGCAAAGAGGTCAAGCGATGGATCGGGCCGAAGACCGATGACGAGCTGCGTGCCGAGGTGGACAACGCCCTGTTCAGCTTGTCGCAGTAG
- a CDS encoding 4Fe-4S binding protein → MCRFCVEHGEGERWYLNAQNYAHDLNSDLRRRDYVVGFIGGFGETRSSALRWVDRLDRLPAPLSRVGRELVSRRMQAKHFGQPVPIEECARIFDLSTSITLIPCVCRMHTPGQRADEVCILVTTQPVDAVLEEGFRDYQNGPDARDFQRLTKPQAMDLLAQCERDGLMHSAWTFLTPFTAAICNCNLESGCMAMQMSIARDVKVMWRGEWVATLDDERCTRCGACVRRCPFDAIVANGQASVDPAKCWGCGICRSACRVDALALVDRREVPAVADLW, encoded by the coding sequence ATGTGTCGTTTCTGCGTCGAGCATGGCGAAGGTGAACGCTGGTATCTGAACGCGCAGAACTACGCTCACGACCTCAACAGCGACCTTCGTCGCCGTGACTACGTCGTGGGATTCATCGGGGGCTTCGGCGAAACACGATCCTCGGCTCTCAGGTGGGTGGATCGGCTGGATCGGCTGCCCGCCCCGCTTTCCCGCGTCGGCCGCGAACTCGTGTCGCGACGCATGCAGGCGAAGCACTTCGGGCAACCGGTGCCTATCGAGGAGTGTGCGCGCATCTTTGACCTCTCGACCTCGATCACGCTGATTCCCTGCGTCTGCAGAATGCACACGCCCGGACAGCGCGCCGACGAGGTATGCATCTTGGTCACAACACAGCCCGTCGATGCGGTACTCGAAGAGGGTTTCCGTGACTACCAGAACGGGCCCGATGCGCGGGACTTCCAACGCCTCACCAAGCCTCAGGCGATGGACCTACTGGCACAGTGCGAGCGCGACGGCCTCATGCACTCCGCGTGGACGTTCCTCACGCCCTTCACGGCCGCGATATGCAACTGCAATCTGGAAAGCGGGTGCATGGCGATGCAGATGAGTATCGCTCGCGACGTGAAGGTGATGTGGCGCGGCGAATGGGTGGCCACCCTCGATGATGAGCGATGCACGAGATGCGGCGCGTGCGTACGTCGCTGTCCGTTCGACGCGATAGTCGCGAACGGTCAGGCGAGCGTGGACCCGGCGAAGTGCTGGGGCTGTGGAATCTGCCGCTCGGCCTGCAGGGTCGACGCCCTTGCACTGGTCGACCGCCGAGAGGTGCCTGCCGTCGCCGACCTTTGGTGA
- a CDS encoding nicotinate phosphoribosyltransferase, whose translation MEHGVAPSAMLTDLYQLTMAQAYLSAGLADTEACFHLTFRENPFGGGFAVACGLEHVIELLREFRVAAEDIDYLASLNGADGQPLFRLHFLEWLAEMRFEGDVAAMPEGTVAFPREPLLRVSGPLPMCQLVETALLNRINFSTLVATKAARCRLAAGGDGLLEFGLRRAQGPDGGISASRAAYIGGCTATSNVAAGQRYGIPVAGTHAHSWVMAFDSEAEAFAAYADALPNNVTLLVDTYDTLAGVRNAVETGRSLVARGQRLLGVRIDSGDLAWLSRRAREMLDEAGLNDTKVVASNELDEHLIASLKDQGAAVDVWGVGTKLVTAWDQPALGGVYKLSAIRRPGEQRWVPRIKVSEQAAKVTTPGVHGVRRFRRVDGSLAGDMVYDIHHEPEGDAVMVDPSDATRRKSFSEALSCEDLLVPVFEGGRLVYDKPPLADVRQRAIDAVEELDPTIKRFLNPHAYPVGLERGLHDLRTALVLKARGIGVEESVPSPAALAEAEAAGWPDSRG comes from the coding sequence ATGGAACACGGTGTGGCGCCGAGCGCCATGTTGACGGATCTGTATCAGCTGACGATGGCGCAAGCGTACCTGTCGGCCGGTCTTGCAGACACAGAGGCATGCTTCCATCTGACGTTTCGCGAGAATCCCTTCGGGGGCGGCTTCGCCGTGGCGTGTGGTCTTGAACATGTCATCGAGCTCCTCCGTGAGTTTCGTGTCGCCGCTGAAGACATCGACTACCTCGCCTCACTCAACGGCGCCGACGGGCAACCGCTGTTCCGTCTGCACTTCCTTGAGTGGCTTGCTGAGATGCGGTTCGAGGGAGATGTCGCTGCGATGCCTGAGGGTACCGTTGCGTTTCCGCGCGAACCCTTACTGCGCGTGTCAGGGCCTCTGCCGATGTGCCAGCTCGTGGAGACCGCGCTGCTGAACCGCATCAACTTCTCGACCCTTGTCGCCACGAAGGCGGCTCGCTGCCGCCTCGCGGCCGGTGGGGACGGGCTACTGGAGTTCGGGCTCCGCCGGGCGCAGGGCCCCGACGGAGGAATCTCCGCCAGCCGGGCCGCCTACATCGGTGGGTGCACGGCCACGTCGAACGTGGCGGCGGGGCAGCGATACGGCATTCCCGTTGCCGGGACGCACGCTCACTCGTGGGTCATGGCTTTCGATAGCGAGGCGGAGGCTTTCGCGGCCTACGCTGATGCCCTGCCCAACAACGTGACCTTGCTCGTGGACACCTACGATACGCTCGCGGGCGTTCGCAACGCCGTTGAGACCGGGCGGTCACTGGTGGCGCGGGGACAACGACTGCTTGGCGTGAGGATCGACTCGGGCGACTTGGCGTGGCTCTCGCGTAGGGCTCGCGAGATGCTTGACGAGGCTGGGCTCAACGATACGAAGGTCGTGGCCAGTAATGAGCTGGACGAACACCTCATCGCATCGCTCAAGGACCAGGGCGCCGCGGTCGACGTGTGGGGCGTCGGCACCAAACTCGTGACGGCATGGGATCAACCTGCGCTTGGTGGCGTGTACAAGCTATCGGCGATCCGTCGCCCGGGCGAGCAGCGATGGGTGCCGCGCATCAAGGTGTCGGAGCAGGCGGCCAAAGTGACCACCCCCGGAGTCCACGGGGTCAGGCGCTTTCGCCGTGTCGACGGATCCCTTGCGGGCGACATGGTATATGACATCCATCACGAGCCCGAAGGTGACGCGGTGATGGTAGACCCGTCAGACGCCACGCGTCGCAAGTCATTCTCCGAGGCGCTCAGCTGCGAGGACCTCTTGGTTCCGGTCTTCGAAGGGGGACGGCTGGTCTATGACAAGCCGCCGCTGGCAGACGTGCGTCAGCGCGCGATCGACGCCGTCGAAGAGCTCGATCCCACTATCAAGAGATTCTTGAATCCCCATGCCTATCCGGTGGGGCTGGAGCGTGGCCTGCATGACCTGCGAACGGCGTTGGTGCTCAAGGCCCGCGGAATCGGAGTCGAGGAGTCCGTGCCGAGCCCCGCTGCTCTCGCAGAGGCGGAGGCCGCGGGTTGGCCGGACTCGAGGGGCTGA
- the pncA gene encoding bifunctional nicotinamidase/pyrazinamidase encodes MHALLLIDIQNDFMPFGSLPVPLGDEVVGVANVLAPLHELVVATQDWHPAEHGSFASNHRNAEPGETVVLGGVDQVLWPDHCVQDAPGASFHSGLDIAHVDIVVRKGTDSAIDSYSGFRDNGHQRDTGLASILQERGVGSVALVGLATDYCVKYTALDGIALGLRVSVVEDGVRAVDLASGDGAASLAELRAAGCEIVSLAGALARADHRR; translated from the coding sequence ATGCACGCTTTGCTGCTGATCGACATCCAGAACGACTTCATGCCGTTTGGCTCGCTGCCCGTTCCGCTCGGCGATGAAGTGGTGGGTGTGGCCAACGTCCTCGCGCCGCTCCACGAGCTGGTGGTCGCCACACAGGACTGGCATCCGGCCGAGCACGGCTCGTTCGCTTCTAATCACCGCAACGCCGAGCCGGGCGAGACGGTCGTGCTTGGTGGCGTGGATCAAGTGCTGTGGCCGGACCATTGCGTCCAAGACGCCCCCGGTGCCTCGTTTCACTCCGGGCTCGACATCGCGCACGTCGACATCGTGGTGCGCAAGGGCACCGATTCCGCGATCGACTCTTACAGCGGCTTTCGTGACAACGGCCATCAACGCGATACCGGTCTGGCGAGCATCCTGCAGGAGCGCGGCGTCGGCTCGGTCGCCCTGGTGGGGCTTGCGACCGACTACTGCGTCAAGTACACGGCGCTTGACGGTATCGCGCTGGGGCTGCGGGTTTCGGTGGTCGAGGACGGGGTGCGCGCGGTCGATCTCGCATCGGGTGACGGCGCAGCTTCCCTCGCCGAGTTGCGCGCCGCAGGTTGTGAGATCGTGTCGCTCGCCGGCGCGTTGGCGAGGGCGGACCACAGAAGGTGA
- a CDS encoding carbamate kinase — translation MSARSDTTLVIALGGNALARFGDDGTVAAQYERAAQAMSAVADLATDGWRTVVTHGNGPVIGAIVLRGELAGALVPPTPLYISGADSEGGIGLMLQQVLGNELRARGVTTTVATVVTQVVVDRADPAFAHPTKPIGTYYDDEAAEQLRDRHGWMLAKEPGRGWRRLVASPCPQRVVETLAISTLLQAGILPIAAGGGGVPVFEDESGALTGIDAVIDKDRTAALLAHALGARMLAIVMEQDAVYTEFGTRHARRIEQLDAHEAVALSARSPEGSIGPKLQAAGWFAERGGTTVICSAENLSVALAGQAGTRVGGA, via the coding sequence ATGAGCGCACGCAGTGACACCACCCTCGTGATCGCCCTCGGCGGCAACGCACTGGCCAGGTTCGGCGACGACGGCACCGTCGCGGCGCAGTACGAGCGCGCCGCCCAGGCGATGAGCGCGGTGGCAGACCTCGCCACCGATGGCTGGCGCACGGTGGTTACACACGGCAACGGGCCGGTAATCGGCGCGATAGTGCTGCGAGGCGAGCTTGCGGGCGCCCTCGTGCCGCCCACGCCGCTCTACATCTCCGGAGCGGACTCCGAGGGTGGAATCGGGCTCATGCTTCAGCAGGTACTCGGCAACGAGCTGCGCGCGCGCGGCGTCACCACCACGGTGGCCACCGTGGTGACCCAGGTGGTGGTCGACCGCGCTGATCCAGCGTTCGCGCATCCCACCAAGCCGATAGGAACCTACTACGATGATGAGGCGGCCGAGCAGCTGCGCGATCGCCATGGCTGGATGCTTGCCAAAGAGCCGGGGCGCGGTTGGCGGCGCCTCGTCGCCTCGCCGTGCCCCCAACGCGTCGTCGAGACCCTCGCCATCTCGACCCTGCTTCAAGCGGGCATCCTGCCCATCGCCGCGGGCGGAGGCGGTGTCCCGGTCTTCGAAGACGAAAGCGGAGCGCTCACCGGTATCGACGCCGTGATCGACAAGGACCGCACGGCCGCTCTGCTCGCCCACGCCCTGGGCGCACGGATGCTTGCGATCGTCATGGAACAAGACGCCGTCTACACGGAGTTCGGTACTCGTCACGCTCGTCGCATCGAGCAGCTGGACGCACACGAGGCCGTAGCGCTTTCGGCACGATCTCCCGAAGGCAGTATCGGTCCGAAGCTCCAGGCGGCCGGCTGGTTTGCCGAGCGCGGCGGAACCACGGTGATCTGCAGCGCCGAGAATCTGAGCGTGGCGCTCGCGGGGCAGGCGGGCACCCGGGTCGGGGGCGCGTGA
- a CDS encoding PH domain-containing protein, producing MADSELRRTHPLTVAVRTASTVGQAVVAFVALSFIGSAGGRDTLATIGLAAMVVLGALITSAFAWLNWAFFRYGVQGTDLVITEGWLIKKHRAIPLARVQGIDIRAGLVARVLGLADVIVQTAGGGEGEPEARIGSIPLSDAERLRANLLLERDEVADSRTGETIVGPDPVGRMSDLRGVLGGVEVVDSAPVFEYRLPLSRLVIAGVTSNAVLATTFAGIAFTAQIGEVFGSAFDRTAGLLASLAVPVLVAVSLLAVAVVVTVSIAVVVARDFGFVARRVRDRLETEAGLTERRMTSLPVRRIQAVRIEQPPLRRLIGFTSVYADTAGFGRGEQQKSTTAAAILPLARAKEVRPLMHELLPEAEQFPTTRPVPRRALRFYVTWPTILSAGITLLVVGVGLQLVAPLADDDALTAAVPGIVAIACLAVATVTAVFRAAAWRGAAFGADESALCIERGMLGRYTVRLSRSRIQSLTWRQTPFQARAGLATLSVASVSGSSGANHVVRNIELEDARRLAEWYSPS from the coding sequence ATGGCGGACTCTGAACTGAGACGAACCCATCCCCTGACGGTGGCGGTGCGAACCGCGTCGACCGTGGGGCAAGCCGTCGTGGCCTTCGTCGCCCTGTCCTTTATAGGGTCAGCGGGCGGTCGAGACACTCTGGCCACCATCGGCCTTGCCGCAATGGTCGTGCTCGGCGCGTTGATCACCAGCGCCTTCGCGTGGCTGAACTGGGCGTTCTTTCGCTACGGCGTGCAGGGCACCGACCTGGTGATCACCGAGGGGTGGCTCATCAAGAAGCACCGCGCGATTCCGCTGGCGCGCGTGCAGGGCATCGATATCCGTGCTGGGCTTGTTGCGCGCGTGCTCGGGCTCGCCGACGTGATCGTTCAGACCGCAGGAGGCGGCGAGGGCGAACCGGAGGCCCGAATCGGCTCGATCCCCCTGTCCGACGCCGAGCGGCTGCGCGCCAACCTCCTGCTCGAACGCGACGAAGTCGCAGACTCACGCACCGGCGAGACGATCGTAGGTCCCGACCCGGTGGGCAGGATGAGCGATCTGCGCGGCGTCCTAGGGGGTGTCGAGGTCGTGGATTCGGCGCCCGTGTTCGAGTACCGGCTGCCCCTGTCTCGCCTGGTTATAGCCGGAGTCACCTCCAACGCGGTGCTGGCCACGACCTTCGCCGGCATCGCCTTCACCGCGCAGATCGGCGAGGTCTTCGGCTCAGCCTTCGATCGAACTGCCGGACTGCTGGCTTCACTCGCCGTCCCGGTCCTTGTGGCGGTTTCGCTGCTGGCGGTGGCTGTTGTGGTCACCGTCTCCATCGCGGTGGTCGTGGCGCGGGACTTCGGGTTCGTCGCGCGCCGCGTGCGAGACCGGCTTGAGACCGAGGCCGGGCTCACCGAGCGACGGATGACCAGTCTGCCGGTCAGGCGCATACAAGCGGTTCGCATCGAGCAACCGCCGTTGAGACGGCTCATCGGCTTCACGTCCGTGTACGCCGATACCGCCGGATTCGGGCGCGGCGAACAGCAGAAATCAACCACCGCGGCGGCGATCCTTCCCCTGGCACGCGCAAAGGAGGTCCGCCCCCTCATGCACGAGCTGTTGCCTGAGGCCGAGCAGTTTCCCACCACACGACCGGTTCCGCGTCGCGCATTGCGCTTCTACGTGACCTGGCCGACGATTCTGTCTGCGGGCATCACCCTGCTCGTGGTCGGCGTAGGGTTGCAGCTCGTGGCGCCGCTCGCAGATGATGACGCGCTCACCGCGGCCGTGCCGGGCATCGTCGCCATCGCGTGCCTCGCGGTGGCCACCGTCACCGCGGTGTTTCGGGCAGCTGCCTGGCGGGGTGCGGCCTTCGGGGCCGACGAGAGCGCCCTGTGTATCGAGCGCGGAATGCTCGGCCGCTACACCGTCAGACTGTCGCGTTCTCGCATCCAGTCCCTCACGTGGCGCCAAACGCCGTTTCAGGCTCGGGCCGGGCTCGCGACACTCAGTGTCGCCTCCGTCTCGGGATCCTCAGGGGCCAACCATGTCGTGCGAAACATCGAGCTCGAGGATGCCCGCCGTCTCGCGGAATGGTACTCGCCCTCATGA
- a CDS encoding PH domain-containing protein produces the protein MSTPTTASSDAGTPRNPLDPKVKTAWRLQTLVSMALPILGALLFLGLGPTMGVPLSWPLIVLLCVLIVLLLSQTIAPELRYRRWRWEVLEEEIRLQEGLIVVSQTVIPMVRVQHVDTSQGPIMGALGLSDVHISTAAGRHTIPALADEHAAQLRDRIAVLARVTDDGGL, from the coding sequence GTGAGCACGCCGACAACGGCGTCTAGCGACGCGGGCACCCCGCGAAACCCGCTCGACCCCAAGGTGAAGACGGCCTGGCGGCTGCAAACGTTGGTCTCGATGGCGCTGCCGATCCTCGGCGCCCTGCTCTTCCTTGGCCTGGGTCCGACGATGGGCGTGCCTCTGTCGTGGCCGCTCATCGTTCTGCTGTGTGTGCTTATCGTGCTGCTCCTGTCCCAAACCATCGCCCCCGAGCTCCGCTACCGCCGATGGCGCTGGGAGGTTCTCGAAGAGGAGATCCGCCTTCAGGAGGGGCTTATCGTGGTGTCGCAGACCGTGATACCGATGGTTCGGGTTCAGCACGTGGATACCTCGCAGGGCCCCATCATGGGGGCTTTGGGCTTGTCGGACGTTCACATCTCGACGGCAGCCGGGCGGCACACCATCCCGGCGCTGGCCGACGAGCACGCCGCACAGTTGCGTGACCGGATCGCGGTCCTGGCGAGGGTGACCGACGATGGCGGACTCTGA
- a CDS encoding GTPase, translated as MAPATLPAPLPRRVIVMGAAGRDFHDFLVAMKEDMSVEVVAFTATQIPGIDDRTFPAALAGPRYPDGIPIHPESELAALIDELNAHEVCFAYSDIAHETLMHKASLVLACGADFRIIGPRASMVPCSKPVISVCAVRTGVGKSGISRRIFERLRERGLRAVDIRHPMPYRDLTTMAVERYASIADLDRLGVTIEEREEYEHLVEVGAVVMAGVDYEAILRAAEEESDVIVWDGGNNDWPFYRSDLEIVAVDPHRPGHERAYFPGEVNFLRADVIVISKVNTADPASVAALTETAQRYNPSARVVLAASEIVAADPSALSGKRVLAVEDGPTVTHGGMGYGAAALAAEQAGAAELVNAAPYAVGSLADTYAAYPHMTRVLPAMGYSDAQLADLQATIAATPCDVVAIGTPIDLARLIDIDKPVVRVTYRIEDAGTPSLDDIVDEFVDRHGLDS; from the coding sequence ATGGCGCCTGCAACTCTTCCCGCTCCTCTGCCGCGCCGCGTGATAGTCATGGGCGCAGCCGGCCGGGACTTCCACGATTTCCTGGTAGCGATGAAGGAGGACATGAGCGTGGAGGTCGTCGCCTTCACGGCCACTCAGATTCCCGGGATCGATGACCGCACGTTCCCCGCTGCTCTGGCCGGCCCTCGCTACCCTGACGGAATCCCGATCCACCCGGAGTCCGAGCTTGCCGCGCTCATCGATGAACTGAACGCCCACGAGGTCTGCTTCGCCTACTCTGATATCGCGCACGAGACCCTCATGCACAAGGCATCACTCGTCTTGGCCTGCGGCGCGGACTTTCGCATCATCGGCCCCCGCGCGAGCATGGTGCCGTGCTCCAAGCCGGTCATCAGTGTGTGCGCGGTGCGAACCGGCGTGGGCAAGTCCGGAATATCGCGCCGCATCTTCGAGCGGCTGCGCGAGCGTGGCCTGCGGGCGGTCGACATCCGGCACCCGATGCCGTACCGGGATCTGACGACCATGGCAGTCGAGCGCTACGCCAGTATCGCCGACCTCGACCGACTCGGCGTCACCATCGAGGAGCGCGAAGAGTACGAGCACCTCGTCGAGGTGGGCGCGGTCGTCATGGCCGGCGTCGACTATGAGGCCATCCTGCGTGCAGCCGAAGAGGAGTCCGACGTCATCGTCTGGGACGGGGGCAACAACGACTGGCCGTTCTATCGCAGCGACCTTGAGATCGTGGCCGTCGACCCCCACCGCCCCGGCCACGAGCGCGCGTACTTTCCCGGCGAAGTGAACTTCTTGCGCGCAGACGTCATCGTGATCAGCAAGGTGAACACCGCCGACCCGGCTTCGGTAGCCGCCCTCACCGAGACCGCACAGCGGTACAACCCATCGGCCCGCGTGGTGCTGGCCGCGAGCGAGATCGTAGCCGCGGACCCGTCGGCGCTCTCCGGCAAGCGCGTTCTGGCCGTCGAGGACGGTCCGACCGTCACACACGGCGGTATGGGCTACGGCGCGGCGGCGCTCGCCGCCGAACAAGCCGGGGCGGCCGAACTCGTCAACGCCGCGCCGTACGCGGTCGGCTCGCTTGCCGACACCTATGCCGCGTACCCGCACATGACGCGCGTGCTTCCTGCTATGGGCTACTCGGACGCGCAGCTTGCCGACCTCCAAGCGACCATCGCCGCCACCCCCTGCGACGTCGTGGCTATCGGTACCCCCATCGACTTGGCACGCCTCATCGATATCGACAAGCCCGTCGTGCGGGTGACCTATCGCATCGAAGACGCCGGCACCCCCTCCCTTGACGACATCGTCGACGAGTTCGTGGACCGCCATGGGCTGGACTCGTGA
- a CDS encoding flavodoxin family protein yields MKIVGVNGSARRGGNTAALIEAVFAPLRSAGHECELIELAGKDVRGCTACGVCREKADRQCHGRRDDANAVISALFDADAIVLGSPTYFADVTAEMKALIDRAGYVSRGNGNVLARRPGAAVVAVRRGGAIHAFDTINHFFLIGEMIVVGSDYWNMGVGGPKGAVESDEEGMATMARLGENLGWVLERLS; encoded by the coding sequence ATGAAGATCGTCGGAGTGAACGGATCTGCACGTCGAGGTGGCAACACGGCCGCTTTGATCGAGGCGGTCTTCGCCCCGCTTCGCAGCGCGGGGCACGAATGCGAGCTTATCGAGCTGGCCGGCAAGGATGTCCGCGGGTGCACGGCATGCGGGGTGTGTCGCGAGAAGGCAGACCGGCAGTGTCACGGTCGTCGAGACGACGCCAACGCCGTCATCAGCGCGCTGTTCGACGCGGATGCGATCGTACTGGGCAGCCCGACGTACTTCGCGGATGTGACGGCTGAGATGAAGGCGCTTATCGACCGGGCAGGCTACGTCTCCCGTGGCAATGGGAACGTCTTGGCGCGCAGGCCGGGCGCTGCGGTGGTAGCGGTCCGCCGGGGCGGGGCCATTCACGCGTTTGACACCATCAACCACTTCTTCCTCATCGGCGAGATGATCGTCGTGGGATCGGACTACTGGAACATGGGCGTCGGTGGGCCGAAGGGCGCCGTCGAAAGCGACGAAGAAGGTATGGCGACGATGGCCCGACTCGGCGAGAATCTAGGGTGGGTACTCGAGAGGCTCAGCTAG